One stretch of Prunus persica cultivar Lovell chromosome G1, Prunus_persica_NCBIv2, whole genome shotgun sequence DNA includes these proteins:
- the LOC18789980 gene encoding phosphate transporter PHO1 homolog 1 — MPPRPSFEHSQGAAAAAEPLPFLSSQLNNTQGEKMVKFSKQFEGQLVPEWKDAFVDYCQLKKDLKKIHLLNTNINNNNTPTSKDQNTSLSNTLFTSIRKFSPFGHQHREHDLIHVHKKLASSASKGDMYETELLEQFADTDAAKEFFARLDLQLNKVNQFFRTKEKEFMERGESLRKQMDILIQLKTAFKQQRSKGASAVDSKEDASISCSFSSEEDSVKDKTEHEQELQDISTEDLEKNEVPYSEGSISGELGKSMPTKSEDIGKLRTMSSRSFSCQGKNLKINIPLTTPSRTFSAISYLVWEDLVNQSSKKCSAEGSKLHINKKKLHHADKMIRGAFVELYKGLGYLKTYRNLNMLAFIKILKKFDKVTGKQVLPIYLKVVESSYFNSSDKVMNLADEVEELFIKHFAEEDRRKAMKYLKPTQRKESHSVTFFIGLFTGCFIALFAGYVIMAHIMGFYRRQPKSVYMETAYPVLSMFSLLFLHFFLYGCNIFAWRKTRINYSFIFELSPTKELKYRDVFLICTTSLTVVVGVMFVHLSLLTKGYSHNQVQAIPGLLLLMFLLLLVCPFNIIYQSSRFRFLRVIRNIILSPLYKVVMLDFFMADQLCSQVPMLRNLEYVACYYITGSYKTQDYDYCMRVKNYRDLAYAVSFLPYYWRAMQCARRWFDEGQTSHLVNLGKYVSAMLAAGAKVAYEKERNIGWLCLVVIMSTFATVYQLYWDFVKDWGLLQMNSKNPLLRNELMLRRKIIYYISMGLNLILRLAWLQSVLHSSFGHVDYRVTGLFLAALEVIRRGLWNFYRLENEHLNNAGKFRAVKTVPLPFHEVDEQD, encoded by the exons ATGCCACCAAGGCCTTCCTTTGAACACTCACAaggagcagcagcagcagcagaacctcttccttttctctcatCACAACTCAACAACACGCAAGGAGAGAAAATGGTGAAGTTCTCTAAGCAATTTGAAGGGCAGCTGGTCCCTGAATGGAAAGATGCATTTGTGGATTACTGCCAACTCAAGAAGGACCTCAAAAAAATCCATCTCCTTAACACTaacatcaacaacaacaacacacCAACTTCTAAGGACCAAAATACCTCTTTGTCCAATACCCTCTTCACATCTATAAGGAAGTTCTCTCCATTTGGCCATCAACATAGAGAACATGACCTCATTCAT GTGCATAAGAAGCTTGCCTCATCAGCAAGTAAGGGAGACATGTATGAAACTGAGCTGCTAGAGCAGTTTGCTGACACTGATGCTGCAAAAGAGTTTTTTGCACGCTTGGACCTCCAGCTCAACAAGGTGAACCAGTTTTTCAGAACAAAGGAGAAAGAGTTCATGGAGAGAGGAGAGTCCTTGAGGAAGCAGATGGATATACTCATTCAGCTCAAAACTGCTTTCAAGCAGCAGCGCAGCAAAGGAGCGTCTGCAGTGGATTCCAAGGAGGATGCCTCTATATCATGCTCCTTCTCATCTG AGGAGGACTCTGTTAAGGACAAAACAGAGCATGAGCAGGAGCTGCAAGACATCAGCACAGAGGACTTGGAGAAAAATGAAGTGCCATATTCAGAAGGgtcaatatcaggtgaattgggaaaatcaatgccaacgaAAAGTGAAGATATTGGGAAATTGAGAACCATGTCAAGTCGTTCTTTCAGTTGCCAAGGGAAGAACTTGAAGATAAACATTCCTCTCACAACCCCATCGCGTACCTTCTCAGCAATCAGTTACTTGGTCTGGGAAGATCTGGTTAATCAGTCCTCAAAGAAATGCAGTGCAGAAGGCAGTAAGCTGcatatcaacaaaaaaaagttgcaTCATGCAGATAAGATGATCAGAGGAGCTTTTGTTGAGCTCTATAAGGGTTTGGGATATCTCAAAACATACAG GAACTTGAACATGCTTGCTTTTAtaaagattttaaagaagtttGACAAG gtcACTGGAAAACAAGTTCTTCCCATTTACCTAAAAGTGGTTGAGAGTTCCTATTTCAACAGCTCGGATAAG GTGATGAATTTAGCAGATGAAGTTGAGGAActatttatcaaacactttgcTGAAGAAGACAGAAGAAAGGCCATGAAATACCTGAAACCGACCCAGCGTAAAGAATCGCACTCTGTAACGTTCTTCATTG GTTTATTTACTGGGTGTTTTATCGCGCTCTTTGCCGGATATGTCATTATGGCTCATATTATGGGGTTCTACAGACGGCAGCCAAAATCAGTCTACATGGAAACTGCCTACCCTGTACTTAG cATGTTCAGCCTTCTGTTTCTACACTTCTTCCTATATGGTTGCAACATTTTTGCATGGAGAAAGACTCGAATAAATTATAGTTTCATCTTTGAACTGTCCCCAACAAAGGAGCTAAAGTACAGAGATGTGTTCTTGATCTGCACCACCTCATTGACTGTTGTAGTGGGGGTCATGTTTGTTCATTTGTCATTGCTAACAAAAGGCTATTCACACAACCAAGTTCAAGCAATCCCTGGTCTGCTTTTATTG ATGTTTCTACTATTACTTGTGTGCCCCTTCAATATCATTTACCAATCAAGCCGTTTCCGTTTTCTTCGTGTGATAAGAAATATCATTTTGTCACCTCTGTACAAG GTTGTCATGCTGGACTTCTTCATGGCAGATCAACTTTGTAGTCAG GTTCCGATGCTTAGGAACCTTGAGTATGTGGCATGCTATTACATAACTGGGAGCTACAAGACTCAGGACTATGACTATTGCATGAGGGTCAAGAATTACCGAGATCTTGCTTATGCTGTGTCCTTTCTGCCCTATTACTGGAGAGCAATGCAG TGTGCTAGGCGGTGGTTCGATGAGGGACAGACAAGCCACCTTGTCAATCTAGGCAAGTATGTATCAGCAATGTTAGCAGCAGGAGCTAAAGTAGCTtatgagaaagaaaggaacaTTGGATGGCTCTGTCTTGTTGTGATCATGTCAACTTTTGCAACAGTGTACCAATTGTATTGGGACTTTGTAAAGGATTGGGGTTTGCTACAAATGAATTCCAAGAATCCTTTGCTTAGGAATGAATTAATGCTTCGCAGAAAGATCATTTACTACATCTCAATG GGATTGAACCTTATTCTCAGGCTAGCTTGGTTGCAAAGTGTTCTCcattcaagttttggacatGTGGACTACAGGGTAACTGGGTTATTTTTAGCAGCCCTTGAAGTCATCAGAAGAGGGCTGTGGAACTTTTACAG GTTGGAGAATGAGCATCTAAATAATGCAGGCAAGTTTAGAGCAGTTAAAACAGTGCCACTGCCTTTCCATGAAGTGGATGAACAAGACTGA